A region of Vicugna pacos chromosome 7, VicPac4, whole genome shotgun sequence DNA encodes the following proteins:
- the CLDN12 gene encoding claudin-12 — protein sequence MGCRDVHAATVLSFLCGIASVAGLFAGTLLPNWRKLRLITFNRNEKNLTVYTGLWVKCARYDGGNDCLMYDTTWYSSVDQLDLRVLQFALPLSILIAMGALLLCLIGMCNTAFRSSVPNIKLAKCLVNSAGCHLVAGLLFSLAGTVSLSPSIWVIFYNIHLNKKFEPVFTFDYAVYVTIASAGGLFMTSLLLFIWYCACKSLPSPFWQPLYSHPPSMHTYSQPYSARSRLSAIEIDIPVVSHTT from the coding sequence ATGGGCTGTCGGGATGTCCATGCAGCCACAGTCCTCTCCTTCCTGTGTGGAATCGCCTCAGTTGCAGGCCTCTTTGCGGGGACTCTGCTTCCCAACTGGAGAAAATTACGACTGATCACATTCAACAGAAACGAGAAGAACCTGACCGTTTACACAGGCCTGTGGGTGAAGTGTGCCCGATACGACGGGGGCAATGACTGCCTGATGTACGACACTACGTGGTACTCATCAGTTGACCAGCTGGACCTGCGGGTCCTACAGTTTGCCCTGCCCCTCAGCATCCTGATCGCAATGGGTGCCCTGCTGCTCTGCCTGATTGGAATGTGTAACACTGCCTTCAGGTCCTCCGTGCCCAACATCAAACTGGCCAAGTGTCTGGTCAATAGTGCAGGATGTCACCTGGTGGCTGGGCTGCTGTTTTCCCTGGCAGGTACTGTGAGCCTCTCCCCATCCATCTGGGTCATCTTTTACAACATCCACCTGAACAAGAAGTTCGAGCCAGTCTTTACGTTTGACTATGCAGTGTATGTCACTATCGCTAGTGCTGGGGGCCTGTTTATGACTTCCCTTCTACTGTTTATTTGGTACTGCGCATGCaaatctctgccttctcctttctGGCAACCACTGTACTCCCATCCTCCCAGTATGCATACTTACTCACAGCCCTATTCAGCACGCTCCCGCCTCTCTGCCATCGAAATCGACATTCCAGTAGTTTCACACACCACCTAA